The proteins below are encoded in one region of Streptomyces roseirectus:
- a CDS encoding tetratricopeptide repeat protein, protein MAAQREPNSRLRDVIDAAGCTYEALARDVRRAAAENGEILQTNKSAVSHWVNGTRAPSGRVGQYLAEALSRRAGHTVTQAEIGLQVGDDEEPAESDPVLAVTDLGRADVERRRFLAIAAFTTAGVAMPLGYDHEATARMLRARTGKSLVGAEDVDVVRQITAAFSAADERLGGGHGLTTVTAYLADTAAPMLRGRFPSEALRRAAFGAVAELAYLAGWKHHDLGQEGAAQRYYQVGYKLACEADPHGHAAWMMRALAHQALSLKQPHHCVDLVEGALRTGLGHVDGQTEALLHITHARAYAATDENPSAARALLAAEDALLRDDAPQPSYSRVSGPAAGTVASHTARTLTDLADHIGTEQQHRDALVRWDPEKYKRVHALTHADLGDSLAAQARADEAVAAWSQALVLMEGMTSDRTHKAITSIRSTLAVYQRRRVPGAADLARRAREALT, encoded by the coding sequence GTGGCGGCGCAGCGAGAACCCAACTCCCGTCTGCGCGACGTCATCGACGCGGCCGGCTGCACCTACGAGGCCCTTGCCCGAGACGTGCGGCGCGCCGCCGCCGAGAACGGCGAGATCCTCCAGACCAACAAGTCGGCCGTCTCGCACTGGGTGAACGGCACCCGCGCCCCGTCGGGCCGGGTGGGCCAGTACCTGGCCGAGGCGCTGTCCCGCCGAGCGGGGCACACGGTCACCCAGGCCGAGATCGGCCTCCAGGTCGGTGATGACGAAGAACCGGCGGAGTCCGACCCCGTCCTCGCGGTCACCGACCTGGGCCGCGCCGACGTCGAGCGCCGCCGCTTCCTCGCCATCGCGGCCTTCACCACCGCCGGCGTCGCCATGCCGCTCGGCTACGACCACGAAGCCACAGCCCGCATGCTCCGCGCCCGCACCGGCAAATCCCTGGTAGGCGCGGAGGACGTGGACGTCGTACGGCAGATCACCGCGGCCTTCAGTGCGGCCGACGAGCGCCTCGGCGGCGGGCACGGCCTGACCACCGTCACCGCGTACCTCGCCGACACAGCCGCCCCCATGCTGCGCGGACGCTTCCCCAGCGAAGCCTTACGTCGGGCCGCCTTCGGTGCCGTCGCCGAACTCGCCTACCTCGCAGGATGGAAGCACCACGACCTCGGTCAGGAAGGCGCCGCCCAGCGCTACTACCAGGTCGGCTACAAGCTCGCCTGCGAAGCCGACCCCCACGGCCACGCCGCCTGGATGATGCGCGCCCTCGCCCACCAGGCCCTCAGCCTCAAACAGCCCCACCACTGCGTCGACCTCGTCGAAGGCGCCCTCCGCACAGGGCTCGGCCACGTCGACGGCCAGACCGAAGCGCTCCTCCACATCACCCACGCCCGCGCCTACGCCGCCACTGATGAGAACCCGTCGGCCGCACGCGCCCTACTCGCCGCCGAAGACGCCCTCCTCCGCGACGACGCTCCCCAGCCCAGCTACTCCCGCGTCAGCGGCCCCGCCGCCGGCACCGTGGCCAGCCACACCGCCCGCACCCTGACCGACCTCGCCGACCACATCGGCACCGAACAACAGCACCGCGATGCTCTGGTGCGCTGGGATCCCGAGAAGTACAAGCGCGTCCACGCCCTCACCCACGCCGACCTCGGCGACAGCCTCGCCGCCCAGGCCCGCGCAGACGAGGCCGTCGCCGCCTGGAGCCAGGCCCTGGTCCTCATGGAGGGCATGACCTCCGACCGCACCCACAAGGCGATCACCTCGATCCGCTCAACCCTCGCGGTCTACCAGCGCCGCCGTGTCCCCGGCGCCGCCGATCTCGCCCGCCGCGCCCGCGAAGCCCTCACCTAA
- a CDS encoding NUDIX domain-containing protein, translating into MPDNPPDEGNTVIQQTDDQPKALKPALESMTLLVAAVIVHDMATNRVLLLQRGENAKFAQGMWDLPVGKSEPGEPITETAVRELYEETGLTVKPNSLKVAHIIHGAWGVEAPNGFLTVVFTAAEWTGEPENREPRKHSQVRWVDADAIPEPFVDTTSSALHQYLAGGPEISLNGWR; encoded by the coding sequence ATGCCCGACAACCCACCCGACGAAGGGAACACCGTGATCCAGCAGACCGACGACCAGCCGAAGGCCCTCAAGCCGGCGCTCGAATCGATGACCCTGCTGGTCGCCGCCGTCATCGTCCACGACATGGCCACCAACCGCGTGCTCCTTCTCCAACGCGGCGAGAACGCCAAGTTCGCCCAGGGCATGTGGGACCTCCCCGTCGGCAAGAGCGAACCGGGCGAACCCATCACCGAAACCGCGGTCCGCGAGCTCTACGAGGAGACCGGCCTCACCGTGAAACCCAATTCCCTCAAGGTCGCCCACATCATCCACGGCGCCTGGGGCGTCGAAGCCCCCAACGGATTCCTCACGGTCGTCTTCACCGCCGCCGAATGGACCGGTGAGCCCGAGAACCGTGAGCCACGCAAGCACTCCCAGGTCCGGTGGGTCGACGCCGACGCCATCCCTGAGCCCTTCGTGGATACCACTTCAAGCGCCCTCCACCAGTACCTCGCGGGAGGCCCGGAGATTTCCCTCAACGGCTGGAGGTAA